One Bradysia coprophila strain Holo2 chromosome IV unlocalized genomic scaffold, BU_Bcop_v1 contig_144, whole genome shotgun sequence DNA window includes the following coding sequences:
- the LOC119071162 gene encoding F-box/LRR-repeat protein fbxl-1, with translation MAEDNYVPPYCGSSYTDLPMEIILKILGYLNSSDLFVASLTCRRWFEATQHINTTMPLAINFTKVHFADHSGPASVFLNSLRNYSKITLNCVDFGTTDEFWDRCADISIKEISFINCDLREKYLNSILKKVKNLEALEIENCRELFMSGRLFDKDRDKKTICHACRNVTSLALTYNRYLSDALFHRFATIMPKLNSLDLSGCHISFHRGLYKKFYPDSQKDASESVLTFHYIFQFIQCEAQLIKSLNFSYTLIDGAALTSLSEIGELKLEVLRLRSCDQLTNSGIISLVQVQPTLVELDLSSCVRLTDPGLMEICSSLSALKILKLRRCRAITDLGVKEVANLKLKFLDISECESVTGRGIIDGIAKVQNLSLMELYVSALNICEMSIIRIAENIPNLRLLDLSFCKNGVTNLAVQLIFKNLVWLRVLLLDYCDKISDAALTGFEMNTHLVAYEESKSRISGTISKEDVQRQQDNAGGEHLMDAIREAMNQSNNQNERHPFKISLRSKAEEEIVNDAKRKKVMLEMYEHNDTKSDYSGYSINRAKGLTKLSLAGCTKITDVSLKYSFVLPELQELSLSKCQQISSVGMDSLVKECPSLEILNLSECHNITDKTIEMITIHLKRLTHLFLERCTQLSDHSLDHIAVNCTALKYLDVRACRAMCSEPNLRLVNLSSLKHISMSKPGPYLVDADTITMKRPRPPPMPLAF, from the exons ATGGCAGAGGATAATTACGTTCCCCCATATTGTGGATCGAGTTACACAGATTTACCAATGGAG aTCATCCTCAAAATTCTCGGCTACTTGAACTCATCGGATTTATTCGTCGCTAGTCTAACATGCCGTCGATGGTTCGAGGCCACTCAACATATAAACACTACGATGCCGTTGGCTATCAATTTCACCAAAGTCCACTTCGCCGATCATTCCGGCCCAGCCAGCGTATTTTTGAACAGCTTACGCAATTATTCCAAAATCACTCTAAACTGTGTTGACTTCGGTACGACGGATGAATTCTGGGATCGATGTGCGGACATCAGCATCAAAGAAATTTCGTTCATCAATTGTGATCTACGTGAAAAATATCTGAACTCAATactgaaaaaagtgaaaaacttGGAGGcgttagaaattgaaaattgtcgtGAATTGTTCATGTCCGGACGCCTGTTCGACAAAGATCGGGATAAGAAAACGATTTGCCATGCATGCCGTAATGTTACCTCACTTGCATTGACATACAATCGATATCTGTCGGATGCGTTGTTCCATCGCTTTGCGACGATCATGCCGAAATTAAATAGCCTGGACTTGTCCGGCTGCCATATATCGTTTCACCGCGGTCTGTACAAGAAGTTCTATCCGGATAGTCAGAAAGACGCTTCAGAAAGTGTACTCACTTTTCACTACATCTTCCAGTTTATTCAATGCGAGGCACAGTTGATAAAGAGTTTAAATTTTAGCTATACCTTGATAGACGGCGCAGCCCTAACATCCCTATCAGAAATTGGCGAATTAAAACTGGAAGTTCTTCGTCTACGTAGCTGTGACCAATTGACCAATTCTGGTATCATTAGCTTGGTTCAAGTACAGCCAACGTTAGTTGAATTAGACTTGTCATCTTGTGTTCGACTAACAGACCCGGGCTTAATGGAAATATGTTCGTCACTGTCGGCactgaaaatattgaagttgaGACGATGTCGGGCCATCACAGATCTAGGAGTTAAGGAGGTTgccaatttaaaattaaagtttctTGACATCTCGGAATGTGAATCAGTCACTGGTCGGGGTATAATTGACGGCATTGCGAAGGTTCAAAATTTGTCGTTGATGGAGTTGTATGTGAGCGCACTAAATATCTGCGAAATGTCGATCATTCGAATAGCCGAAAATATACCAAATTTACGACTGCTGGATTTGAGCTTCTGTAAGAATGGTGTGACCAATTTGGCCgttcaattgattttcaaaaatctggTGTGGTTGCGAGTTCTACTTTTGGATTACTGTGATAAG ATTTCTGATGCAGCATTGACTGGCTTCGAAATGAACACTCACTTGGTTGCGTACGAAGAAAGCAAGAGTCGAATCAGCGGCACAATATCAAAAGAAGATGTACAGAGGCAGCAAGATAACGCTGGTGGCGAACATCTGATGGATGCCATCCGTGAGGCGATGAATCAAAGCAACAATCAAAACGAAAGACATCCGTTCAAAATTTCACTTCGAAGCAAAGCGGAAGAGGAGATCGTTAATGACGCAAAACGAAAGAAAGTTATGCTGGAGATGTACGAACACAATGATACCAAATCCGACTACAGTGGCTATTCGATAAATCGTGCAAAGGGTCTCACTAAACTTTCTCTGGCAGGTTGCACTAAAATTACCGAcgtttcattgaaatattcCTTCGTACTGCCCGAATTACAAGAGTTAAGCTTATCAAAATGTCAGCAAATATCATCGGTAGGCATGGACAGTCTGGTAAAGGAATGTCCTTCGCtggaaatattgaatttatccGAATGCCATAACATTACCGATAAAACTATTGAAATGATAACGATTCATCTGAAACGGTTGACCCATCTATTTCTTGAACGATGTACTCAGTTAAGTGATCACAGTTTGGATCACATTGCGGTCAATTGTACCGCCCTCAAATATCTCGACGTTCGAGCTTGTCGAGCCATGTGTTCGGAGCCAAATTTACGCTTGGTGAATTTGTCGTCACTGAAGCATATATCGATGAGCAAGCCGGGTCCAT